Proteins from a single region of Diorhabda sublineata isolate icDioSubl1.1 chromosome 2, icDioSubl1.1, whole genome shotgun sequence:
- the LOC130452826 gene encoding probable ribosome production factor 1, whose amino-acid sequence MGSEVIEDFKIKEEEEKIKPSVNGGVKFPTESKYSNIKNKQIRIQQYQKDKRERKKAKKDAKKAREKEGLPKKIPHTIESLREKDETIITDLTTDENELIRDDLDQDEFNEFYKQSYEPKVLITYADNPMRKTRIFGRELTRIIPNSVSLYRNRSGVKKIVKSAIKKDFTDILIINEHNKEPDGLLVIHLPDGPTAHFKVSNVRITTELRKNHRDITAHRPEVVLNNFATRLGLTIGRMLGALFHYDPEFEGQRAVTFHNQRDFIFFRHYRYGFDANGQKCRLKELGPRFTLKLKSLQKGTFDSKYGQYEWIIDGRRHSMETSRRKFHL is encoded by the exons atggGCTCTGAAGTAATTGAAGACTTCAAAATAAaggaagaggaagaaaaaatcAAACCGTCGGTAAATGGGGGAGTTAAATTTCCCActgaatcaaaatattccaatataAAGAATAAGCAAATCAGGATCCAACAATATCAAAAAGATAAAcgagaaagaaaaaaa gCCAAAAAAGATGCCAAGAAGGCTAGAGAAAAGGAAGGTCTGCCAAAAAAAATTCCTCATACAATTGAAAGTCTTAGAGAAAAAGATGAAACAATAATTACAGACTTAACTACAGATGAAAATGAACTTATTAGGGATGATTTGGATCAAGATGagtttaatgaattttataagCAGTCTTATGAACCAAAAGTATTAATTACATATGCTGATAATCCTATGAGG AAAACAAGAATTTTTGGAAGAGAACTTACCAGAATTATACCAAATTCAGTGTCATTATACAGGAACAGATCTggtgttaaaaaaattgttaaaagtgcaataaaaaaagattttaccGACATTTTAATCATTAATGAACACAACAAAGAACCTGATGGTTTGCTGGTTATCCATTTACCGGATGGTCCTACTGCGCACTTCAAGGTTAGTAATGTTAGAATAACAACTGAACTAAGAAAGAATCATAGAGATATCACAGCACATCGACCTGAAGTTGTTTTGAATAACTTTGCTACAAGATTGGGTTTGACCATTGGTAGAATGTTGGGAGCATTATTTCATTACGATCCAGAATTTGAAGGCCAAAGAGCTGTTACTTTCCATAATCAAagagattttatatttttccgaCATTACAG GTATGGTTTTGATGCTAATGGGCAAAAGTGCAGGTTGAAAGAGCTGGGACCAAGATTTACTTTAAAACTAAAATCTTTGCAGAAAGGTACATTTGATAGTAAATATGGACAATATGAATGGATAATTGACGGAAGGAGACATTCTATGGAAACAAGTAGAAGAAAATTccatttgtaa